The Raphanus sativus cultivar WK10039 chromosome 2, ASM80110v3, whole genome shotgun sequence genome includes a region encoding these proteins:
- the LOC130508133 gene encoding UPF0057 membrane protein At2g24040-like, translating to MANGCEICCEIMIAILLPPLGVCLRHGCCTTEFMICLILTILGYIPGIIYALYAIVYVDRDQFFDEYRRPLFYAQSP from the exons ATGGCGAATGGGTGCGAGATTTGCTGTGAAATAATGATCGCCATACTCCTTCCTCCACTCGGGGTTTGTTTAAGGCATGGATGTTGCACT ACGGAGTTCATGATATGTCTGATCCTAACGATTCTGGGATACATACCGGGCATCATCTACGCACTCTATGCAATCGTTTACGTTGATCGTGATCAGTTCTTCGACGAGTACCGTCGTCCACTCTTCTACGCTCAGTCACCTTAA